ACCTGGACTGGATCAAACTTCCAATAATCTTGGCCTCTCAGGAAGTAGGCAAAACCTGTGGGTGAGAGAGGGAGGTTTAGAAGACACAGCATTCATGTGGCTCAGAGCTCCTTCCCAGCATTTTGTTCAGCTGTCACTCTTCAACACACGCAGTACTGAaagagagctgggagaggcaggagattTTACTTGAACCCAGGCTTGTGGCATTCACTTTTCTTTCACACTGTTTTAGTTTTGATATAAAATCTAGTTTTGCTTTTTGGACAGTAAACAggatggattttattttattttcctggtgGGTTTAAATATgttctatggcttgtagtgaCCCAGCCCTGTGAGGGCAGAGGATGTCTAGGACAGGGACAAGCAACTTGTGAAGACCTGCTCAGAGCATCTGTTACTGTGGGCAAGCTGCCCTGGAATTTAGGTTCTGGAAGCAGTGGGGAGTTGTTTCACCTCATCCTTAGAGAGGAAAGAGGCCCTCTGCACACCTGTCATCCCCAgcaccctggctgtccccagtgttTTGTACTGTTTTCAGCGTGGGGCACACTGGGGAGGACTGGTCAACACCAAAAGCAGCCTGTTCTTTGTTCAGCTCCCTGGGCTGAAGTGTGGACAGTGTTTCTGTTGTCTTCTCATCACTTCCTTTGGCAGGAGCAGTAAGGGGTGGGCAGGACTCTGTGACCATTCCTTGGTCAGATATCTGACTTGTCTCTATCATACTCTTACACATCACTTGCTGCAATTAATGAGAATGAAACTTCTCAGTTCTCTACCCAGCGCAGGGAACTGCCCCTCTACACCCTATGGAATGTGTTATGGTTGGGAAATGCCCACCACTACCACATGTGTGAGTGTGCCCAGCCCTtccagctggcagtgctgctggccagAGCAGGCCGTGCTGCTGCGGCACTGACCGGCCTCGTCCTGAAAGGCGGCGTCGATCTCGGGCGGGACGCCGCGCCAGTCGCCCATGGCCCGCGGGTAGATGTTGTCCACCTGCCGCCTGCGGGGGTTGAAGCGCCAGTAGTTGCCCCCACTGAAGATGTAGATCTTGTTCTTCTCAGCCCCCCACACCAGGGCTGCCTgcacaggggatgcagggagccccagctcCACGATTGGGGTGGGACCAGATACCCGTCGCTCCCCATCGTAAATCCAGTATTGAGAATCTATTGGGAAGGCAGAAAAGGGAGACAAAGGGGTCAAAAACCCTGATAATTTGGCAGTGAACTGTGCAACTGGAGCCTTGGCAGGACTCCCATGGGAGGCTGTGCTTGGGAGGCAAAAACACCACCAAGTGTAATGGATGCTGCCACTGTTGTGTGTCCAAAATGCTGTCAATGCATTGACATCCCACCTCAGTCCAGCCTGGTGGGTGTTGGTGGGGGACAGGAAGGTccatttcagcagcatttttctttatttgtggAAGTTATAAAGGACTTGGCTGGAAGGACCAGCCTcttccctgcagcctcagcacttGGAAATCATGTGGGCATGCACAGGCACAAAGGGGGCATGTGGCTGGAAAGGAGCAAGCTGCAGAAACCAGGAAGAATTTGCCAAGGTGATATAGAGACTGCAAGCATAGTTCCAGATTAGATTAAAATGAGAATCTCTGTAATTAGCCCACGGCATGTAATACTTTCCCCTTATCTCACTGTAGGAGCCTGCCAGTTTTAGCGCTGTGAGCCCTTGCATGCAGGTCAGGTGCTCAGAAATGTGTTtatgcagcagctctgcctgcagagccacTGGTGTGATTTTGGTATTCAGTCTCATGGGGTGCAGATGGGGTGTGCACACACCCAATGAGTTTTCGTGTCATTCTGCATCCCTCCTATTAAAGCAACACTTGGGAAGAGTATTAAAGAAAACGGTGGAGATGAAACAGGGCTTGAGCCCCAGAGATGGCCAGgaggtggttttgtttttaatctttctGGTTGCTGGAGGTTGCCTGGCTCTGCACCCAGGGCCCCTGTAGGCTCATAAAGTCATGGGGTAGTAGGGAAGTTCCAAACCAGGTCtctgaggagcagagaaaatgctgtccccaccctgagcagggctctggggacacaggcacaaccagggaagctgctggggTCCATTTCTGGCAGTGCTTCCCATGCCAGCTGGGGAGATGGagcaaatatttccttctttgtgcactgccagggcagaggcTCATTACAAATGTTTGTGTTCCAGGGAAGGAGAATGGGATattgtggctgtgtttataaCAAAAGTGACCCCTTGTTCTCTCTTCTGTCCTCAATACTTGATAAAAAGTTTAAATAcataaggaaaaataacaaGGATTGCTGAGGATTCCCAGGAGATTTATTCTCCCAGGAACCTGCTGGCTCCTGACTACCCCTAAGTAATGGAGATGCATTTCTGAGCCATCCGATCACACTGCAGCTCTTACCTTGGAAGAACCAGATGTTGCCCAGAGGGTCCTCGAAGGTGGCATCGACGGAGCTGGGGATGCCCTGCCAGTGGCGGGAGGCCAGGGCCGGGTACCCGTCCTGCAGCCTGCCGGCGCGGAGCCGCCACACGTAGCGGGAGCGGAAGAAGAAGAGCTCCCCGCGGATGGTGGCGGCGGCGTCGAAGGCCGTGCGGCAGGCGTCGGGCTGCACGCCCTGCTGAGGCACAGCGCgtcagggctgcagccccggggcccccgagcccggctgggctcagccagggGAAGGCCCcatgccctgtgccctgtgccctgtgcccggcGCCCTGCCCAGTTTGGGTTGGGCGGGTGCTGCCCGTGATGCCCTACCCACACATCCCAGTGCCAAACGTGGGGTCTGGGCTCAGCTGTGTGGGTGGAAGAGGCGGGCACCAACtgaggctgctggcagcctcctggtgagggcagccagggtgtcagggcagggcacagggcagccatTCACTCACCTCCACATTGGTAATCTCATTTGTTTCCAGGCCTGCCTGGGGCAGATCTGCTGGCTGGGTCGGGGTTGGCTCAGGGTCCCGTGAGGGTTTCCCATACAGGTACTGGATTCCTTGCTTGTCATCCTCGCTCAGGCTGAGGGGGTAGCGGAAGATGTAGAAAGGGGACATCAGGGACTTGGAGACAGCCGTGTGCTGCAGGCCCAGGACGTGGCCAAACTCATGAGCAGCCACTTGCAGAAGGTCAGTGCCTGCCAAGGGAAAAGATGGAAGATGCTTTTGTCTACTCACGTGCTTTGGCCTCCTGGGCCTGTTCCTACCAGTGACCAGACACTGACATGTGCTCTAGGAGTccaaaaagaggaaagggaaatcTGCCTCCAGCTGTGTTGTTCCCAGATATCTCCTGTGTAGCTCCAAAAtatgtttgtggggtttttttaaggagtCATAGGGCATAATAAAGGGGTTCACTGGTTCACCATGAGTCAATTCATACCCTTGGGTATTAACCTGGACTTGTTGGTAATTTGCAATTTTGTTGTCAGAAGCTCTTGCCACCTGGCTACCAGGAAGAAAAGGATTTCCCATGCAGTTTTGGAAAGGAGAAATTTGCACAGAGAAGGAAGTCTGGACCAGAGGTGTAGGAGGGGAGTGGTAGGGTTGGTGTTTCTCCACCCAGCCTTGAAGCAGTGGCTGGCTAGAGCTGAAGTGTAGCGGGTCCCAGTTAGATCACATCCACTGTAGAAGATACTGGTGTTGGTGAGAGAGCTCTGGGATTAACACCTGCCAAAGGCACACAGACAGCAGAGGGAGCTCATTTATTGCTGGTCTGGGGACTGTGTCAAGAAGGTGTCATTTAGGAATAAATCCATAAAAGATTATCTAATGTCAGGGCCTGAGACTTCTTCACCAGATTTACACAGATTTATGGGACACCATGTTTT
The sequence above is a segment of the Prinia subflava isolate CZ2003 ecotype Zambia chromosome 19, Cam_Psub_1.2, whole genome shotgun sequence genome. Coding sequences within it:
- the MMP11 gene encoding stromelysin-3 produces the protein MSEPAPPGMARPPLPAAAALLAAALLHCAPAAPARRHKPDVSRKHHTWKEQAPWLSARVKAVGTAVPAKGAPGGAGGQPGWSPPRCGVPDLPLPDGQSGRNRQKRFVLSGGRWDKANLTYRIIRFPWQLVKAEVRRTIEEALKVWSDVTPLTFTEVQEGRADIVIDFTRYWHGDNLPFDGPGGILAHAFFPKTHREGDVHFDYDETWTIGNSLGTDLLQVAAHEFGHVLGLQHTAVSKSLMSPFYIFRYPLSLSEDDKQGIQYLYGKPSRDPEPTPTQPADLPQAGLETNEITNVEGVQPDACRTAFDAAATIRGELFFFRSRYVWRLRAGRLQDGYPALASRHWQGIPSSVDATFEDPLGNIWFFQDSQYWIYDGERRVSGPTPIVELGLPASPVQAALVWGAEKNKIYIFSGGNYWRFNPRRRQVDNIYPRAMGDWRGVPPEIDAAFQDEAGFAYFLRGQDYWKFDPVQVKVLEGYPRQISQDFFSCTPSSNSFR